Proteins found in one Sorghum bicolor cultivar BTx623 chromosome 1, Sorghum_bicolor_NCBIv3, whole genome shotgun sequence genomic segment:
- the LOC8059471 gene encoding uncharacterized protein LOC8059471 — translation MGEVASGPGHATYRKRRRGPRPAAGGPRVPSRARPGRWPAAMAPMAISSPIYLSKEEDKEERKEEKNEHVGHRKKDFEMLAVDGSNYLTWATDIEITLDGMGLDYTIVRPEASKDERTKQDKKALHYLRHHLHPDLKFEYMTEKDPLVLWQSLKDRFSQQLTIVLPRAQQDWINLRFQDLKSVAAYNSALHRIVTKLHLCGQKIIDADMIEKTLSTFHPSNIVLQQQYRNSRYTKYSELSEVLYVAEQQNEVVMNNHSARPTGSIAVPKAHANVAKSSHNRKRGRGKGK, via the exons ATGGGGGAGGTCGCGTCGGGCCCTGGCCACGCCACCTACCGCAAGCGCCGCCGCGGACCTAGGCCGGCCGCGGGCGGGCCGCGAGTACCGTCGCGCGCTAGGCCAGGTCGCTGGCCGGCTGCCATGGCCCCCATGGCCATCTCCTCTCCTATCTATCTTTCTAAAGAAGAGGATAAGgaagagagaaaagaagaaaagaatga GCATGTCGGACATCGCAAAAAGGATTTCGAGATGCTCGCTGTGGATGGCAGCAACTACCTCACTTGGGCGACCGACATCGAGATCACACTCGATGGCATGGGCCTCGATTATACCATTGTTCGGCCTGAAGCTAGCAAGGATGAGCGCACAAAGCAGGACAAGAAGGCGTTGCATTACTTACGACACCATCTTCACCCTGACTTGAAGTTCGAGTACATGACGGAGAAGGATCCACTAGTCTTGTGGCAGTCCCTCAAGGACCGCTTTAGCCAGCAGCTGACCATTGTGCTCCCCAGAGCACAACAAGACTGGATCAACCTACGCTTCCAAGACTTAAAGTCTGTGGCAGCATACAACTCCGCCTTGCACAGGATTGTGACCAAACTGCATCTATGTGGCCAGAAGATCATTGACGCTGATATGATCGAGAAGACCTTGTCCACCTTCCACCCTAGCAACATTGTACTTCAACAGCAGTATAGAAACTCAAGGTACACCAAATACTCTGAGTTGAGTGAAGTACTATATGTTGCCGAGCAACAGAATGAGGTTGTCATGAACAATCATTCTGCCCGGCCTACTGGTTCCATAGCTGTGCCTAAAGCACATGCTAATGTTGCTAAGAGTTCTCACAACCGCAAGAGGGGCCGTGGAAAGGGAAAGTGA